The Solanum pennellii chromosome 7, SPENNV200 DNA segment CTTAGGGTTAACGGGCTGCGCGTGTACAGAACGAGGGAAGTGATGGCCGGAAAAGAGTGGTGGAGGAGTTGGGCGATTAAGAAAGGGTCAGCAACGGCGGTGGGGGAGAGGAGTGGATGACCCCAAGGTGAGATAAGGGAGAGGTCAAGGTGAGTAACGGATCTGAAGCAAGTGGGTAACATGATGAGGTCACGGACGTTGCCACGGAGCGTGAGGGAGGAGCGCGTGGAACGTTCGAGGACCATCCATTTCCGGCAGACAAGGGAGGCGGAGTTGCGGCTGCGGACGTCGGAGACGACGGCGATGATGTTGGAGAGGATGACATCGGGGAGGTCGTTAATGGCAGTGACACAAGTAAGCTGTGCAGCCATTGATAGGCTTTCAGTTTGGGAACAGTGAGAATTTTTGGGTTTGTTGTAATTGGGAAGGTTTTTGGGAAATTGGGTTTAAGAGTTTGAGACGGGGATGAGGGTTtgtgatagttttttttttttttcgtttgatATTCGgtatataattttgatatttaacaTTTTGTATGGATGGTTATTACGTATTGTTATTTTGTCGTTATAATgttataaatcaataatattaggGTACGGGATAAAATTACTAACAAAACCTAGAGCTAAATTCAGATTGAGTATTTTTTGTCGTTATATTATGtcatacatcaataatattagGGTACGAGATAGAATTACTTATAAAGCCTAGAGCGGATTCAATCTTTGTTTGTTATTCAATTATTATGAGATTTACCTAGTGCAATTTACATTTCTTATAAAATATTGTAAACGATTGAAGAGAGTAGATTATACTCGCCACAAAGTGCTTCCTTAGGGtttcacaaaataatattaaacaaaaccccaaaaaaaagaaaaaaactaaactaCTGTTATAAAATTAAGcttataagaatataatcataaagagaagacaagagaagtaagaTGGAAGATAAGactttctttttattcaagCGTATATAACAaaaggtgaatgatatctctatttatagagttgagaTATCACCCCAAAAGCCCTCATGATAAATGCCCAATTAGTAGGTACATAGTTATCCAAATGGTTCTTATCCCCTTGGAAACATGTATACATGAATACAATTAAGTCTTGAGTATATCTCAAGGACAATCCACacaattcaatggatttataacactcccccttggatgtccatagataatgtgcctcgttaaaaccttactaggaaaaaccctgtggggaaaaattctagtgaaggaaacaGAGTACACATATTttttgatacgcactatttgttgcctcattaaaaaccttgccaggaaaacccagtgggaaaaaacctcggtcaagggaaaaagagtgcaacgcgtattatactccccctgattaaaacatcacttaatttcttgtgatgatgtctccaatcttcgtacattgtggttggtatattctttttcaaagaaaaaccacacatttcttgaatatggtgtgtcatttatctcaaccagacgcactttcgacttgcttcatggaggacttttatttctgcatagcaacatttgcttcattgatcgccaggatattattgtgcctccacatgcaaacacatagcgtgcttgagatagagctttatgcggatcagataaatattctgcatctgcgtaaccaatcaattttgtcttggattcctcggaatagaataaacccataactatggtccttcgaggatattcaatcatgtgctcaacaccatttcaatgtccttttatcggggagaaactgaatcttgccagtaaatttactgcaaaataaatatctggtcaaatattgttagtaagatgcactagtgccctgattgcaccaagatagagtttcatcaccaagaaactcttcatccttcttttgagatcaaactgaatcatcatttatgtcaagtgatctcataatcattggggtactcaatgaatgcgatttatccatataaaattgcatcaaaacttttcagtgtatgtgcactgttagacaaatatttcatttgtcaaattatcaatctgtaggtcaagacaaaattttgtcttaccaagaccttttcataaaaatacaaggacaattagggtcattcttttgtaccctttttcttccttgactatttcaatccatataaggattcttgaagctttgttggaaaagtttctttcaaactcttatatgcttcagacacctcgattgtttcaaggattttcatataaccttcattgtctagctagacattacaattattcattacatgcattcaagttttcatatgttgccagatcaaaacaaacctcattgcatccaccaaaggagaaaacatctccaataatgtcaggatttttgcgataaacctttatgccccaaggcacaaaccgtatttgatatcttacggttatactatcgcataataatttatttgtacccctctgacattataccttgatttatggactaccagtccaaaatgtcacttttctaagtgaaacaaaatatacttgaattgtgcattttacttggccaaccatttatctgtccacactatatgacagatttgaattcaagatcctcgtcacaatttatatcattgagcgctacctcatatcaaagataccgtcgacggttatttgatatcgattccaacaagacataacttatcgagatctcttcatttttcattatttcaggtacctgaacctttttcaagattttatgaagtgttatgtcaatgtgctcttttatagcacttgcctcattatcatgaccatattgatcatttgctccttccttcttcaaggaattttatatttggaatcgattggtttattacgcttccggcgtatcatagactctgtccttcaaggacttcacattggagcatttgtagctgaattatatcattgggtcagtgcattcatctggcaactgatttgcaacattatgcaactgaattatcccttgaactttaagttcacatatttatttaacgaggatctagataattcataattaacttcacacataattttcagctgtcaatcatctctccccctaatgttagaaaatctaacatttattccaaccttatttggaagttcatctttatgcgtggtggagcaattaaaatcataaccgcacattcaacattttagatgaaaattatatggttcctgaccctgaaccaattttaatggggaaaccttgttggtttgatgcatacatgtgttgctacatgttaaataaaattatctcataccaaatcttatttgggagttttgttctcataaccatgatttagctataattggaggcatacaatttctgctaattcaaccagcattatcaaaataatttcatagtttggaactgtgctcttaattttaacaattcgagcaaacaaccttacaattcaatcatgtgctcaacaccatttcaatgtccttttatcggggagaaactgaatcttgcaagaaaatttactgcaaaataaatatctggtcaaatattgttagtaagatgcactagtgccctAGACATGGAGTGTCATCACCAAGAAgttcttcatccttcttttgagatcaaattgaatcatcatttatgtcaagtgatctcataatcattggggtactcaatgaatgcgatttatccatataaaattgcatcaaaacttttcagtgtatgtgcactgttagacaaatatttcagtTGTCAAATTACCAATCTGTAGGTCaggacaaaattttgtcttaccaagaccttttcataaaaatacaaggacaattagggcattcttttgtaccctttttcttccttgactatttcaatccatataaggattcttgaagttTATTggaaaagtttctttcaaactcttatatgcttcagacacctcgaatgtttcaaggattttcatataaccttcattgtctagctagacattacaattattcattacatgcattcaagttttcatatgttgccagatcaaaacaaacctcattgcatccaccaaaggagaaaacatctctAATAATGTCATGATTTTTGCGataaacctttatgccccaaggcacaaaccttatttgatatcttacggttatactatcgcataataatttatttgtaccccactgacattataccttgatttatggactaccagTCCAAAATATCACTTTtcaaagtgaaacaaaatatacttgaattgtgcattttacttggccaaccatttatctgtccacactatataacagatttgaatttaagatcctcgtcaaaatttatatcattgagcgctacctcatatcaaagataccgtcgacagttatttgatatcgattccaacaagacataacttatcaagatctcttcatttttcagtatttcaggtacctgaacctttttcaagattttatgaagtgttatgtcaatgtgctcttttatagaacttgcctcattatcatgaccatattgatcatttgctccttccttctttaaggaattttatatttggaatcgattggtctattacgcttccggcatatcatagactctgtccttcaaggacttcacattggatcatttgcagctgaattatatcatagggtcagtgcatTTATATcgcaactgatttgcaacattatgcaactgaattatctcttgaactttaagttcacatatttatttaacgaggatctagataattcataattaacctcacacataagTTTCAgttgtcaatcatctctccccctaatgttagaaaatctaacattctcCAACCTAATTTGGAAGTTCATCTTTttgcgtggtggagcaattaaaatcataaccgcacattcaatattttagatgaaaattatatgattcctgaccctgaaccaattttaatagGGAAACCTTcttggtttgatgcatacatatgttgctacatgttaaataaaattatctcataccaaatcttatttgggacttttgttctcataaccattatttagctataattagaggcatacaatttctgctaaatcaaccagcattatcaatataatttcgtagtttggaactgtgctcttaattttaacaattcgagcaaacaaccttacaaaaaccaatttataagttgacaacaaaatacatgtgaccatcgcatagatgcatcaatAATATAGTTGTaaatgatccacatgacagGTGAACAGACTCATATTCacccttttatatgttccaaaaatattaggggattacaatcctaaccttagctggtacaataatcattttatcaagagaacaagcaacacaagagaattcttgaagaatctttatttcttcatcatataaatcacctgaattctcaatcatgtttgcatcacatttaatcagaatggtcaaccagtcatgccaactgatatttattttagtacacttatagtttacttttacatgtgatttcatcagcatgtacatgtttgtatggaacaaacaagaggaaaagtggggtaatcttttacataaacatttaaaccctcttcggttgtagtgatttatagtctcaatatttattttcaattcatccgaaacttaaaaagtttcttttgagacttactacaaccccaatattattcctctgataatagcacaactcgttagagcttgcaattaattttgtgtactatcacatattgcatgacaccatccctatggtgagcatctccttcaaggaggaaattatattattattgtcatggtcaaaatcattacgagcaagacgtctttcttgctttacttttgttgtaccataggtacacaaccaatgacaaatttgtattgccacacaataatgacTACAATccttataggcaagaactatttctttcttttgccctttcggtagttcacaataaacataccatagtgacgtataaaacgtacaatacaattagccatttctgccaaataaatttatttcctctcaaatctcccgtagagatgagaagtgacatatattattttttctcaaaccttccatagaggtgagttgtggcatatatccaacccataatgattttatcacatctggacccattctcttatagaatggtcgagcattcacgatacttatcacaagtcacattctcttcaaggaatgaactttatatgtacttcataaattgcattataagcacattgtcatggctttaaaattcatcatatttccatgacacacctcaacatcactttgaaagatcaagtgtaccatcactttatcttcttttatcatgatagaggatttataaacttgtcaaattattgggttgacaacattcacaagtctaatgacctttcataccattttgataatgaaAACTGCCTTCACATTTCGAAGGACTATTGGAGAAcccatagtgttcttccttttataattaccacaatgatgactattataattccgTCCCTTCATGCCTTTTTTCATATCGTTAATCATTTGTCATTTTTCAGACTAACTAtttactgctaccacattcatacgATAGAATGGAACAAGTGAACAtgtgattttaaaattatcatatgttgctaccacattcttttcaaggaatggagcaaattcaataggACGAATTTCAAGACTTTTTATCAAAGccttagtcatcattatatcatcactatggtgcattgactcaaactcaatgtcttatccatataaggcgtgttacgccataattctgtgggacttgaacccaatcacggtgcatcaaaactcaaattgatgtcttacccttttggtgcgatagaacttgaatctatcgtcttatcctcaaatatttttcattatggtgcatccggactttaacctgatgtcttacccttttggtgcgatgaaacttgaatccatcgtcttacccttaaccaacggtataataaaccgaagtacaacatgactcaccctttgagtctttcaaaacaatcaaaataacattcaaattcatgctattaaaattttataccttcttctatttaagaagttttgtatagcatgtcatattcaaccagtatagtatatgtcttcggttcctgataattgttagtgattgaatactattttattctaaatcataaaatattttagaaaatatatacctgattttatgcatataatactttgatcttcataacgagatcaaccaaaatatgagctaaagaaaaacaagaactcactctcaattagatagagactcgtgctgataacgtgttataaaattaagctcataagaatataatcataaagagaagacaagagaagtaagaTGGAAGATaagactttcttcttattcaagcgTATATAACAaaaggtgaatgatatctctatttatagagttgagaTATCACCCCAAAAGCCCTCATGATAAATGCCCAATTAGTAGGTACATAGTTATCCAAATGGTTCTTATCACCTTGGAAACATGTATACATGAATACAATTAAGTCTTGAGTATATCTAAAGGACAATCCACacaattcaatggatttataacaactacttaattattttatactaatcattataaaatatgacttttcattttatctaaaaatcaaattaaacaaaccaatataatatataataaaatataaatattaaaataatatttaaactaacaacactcatcGAAATAAGAGACAAAATGACAATCTAAACAATTAAATTGACGCAATTTTTAATTCGATAtcctattaaaaaataaataaatttggggCTCTGTTTCTGAACTGAATAATGGAATTTTTGGATATAAAAAAGTACAGACAACATTATGAAGTGGAGTCTATTTTATTGGATTATCCTAaggtatatataattatatatataaaggcagaatattcttatattaaaaaaataatatatactcaAAAACTTTATAAGGTACACGAATGAGTATCAAATTGTCTCCTAAACAGAATTTCTTTCTTTAATCAACTGTTTCATATAAAGCTCCATTTATTATTTCGTGTCTTTAATTcataaaatgaaatttcttttaattaaaaatatctttaaattatataaaattagcaGAAATTCTCTTCGTTTATAGTTTAatctataattaatattttaattcaaaaatatctttatattaCCAGCAAATGACTTCATAAAATATGCTAAATGATTTTTGTGTTCAAGCACTAGTAACAAgcacataaattttttattttttttaaaaagatgtgTAATAATAACGTACATCCaaaattattagaaaattattGTGGCATTTTAAGATAGGATATAAGCAGGATCTAAAACAGGAAACACAGTCTATTTATATAACACTATCTTATCTTAAAGTGTGATAAATTCTATTTGGATCAGATTCTTTTTGGTACATTTGGGGTCCTCAAATAGAATTGTCATATTGTCTTTGATaacaccatatatatatatatatatatatatatatactacgCGCATCGATGTTTGtgtttaaaagttattttagcttataaatgcttaaaataagttaataataAAGTCTGAGTCAATTGTTATCTCtgtttattttcaattgtcatagtttttttttaactcaaataataataatattgactaacattttataaTGTACTTTTTCACcatagtaatattttaaaaaatgaaatttataatacttttcatataatttttaatatataaacttttttatttaaaatattcaattaatttaaaaatactactatattacatatattaatttgatggaACATTGATGTgaataacttctttttttaaaaaaaaattactgttTATGGTGTGTCCTCATAAAAACCGTGGTTTTAATTGGGAATATAggtcaaaatatattaaaattatttttagtacaAATTAAATTTCGGCATTTTAGGATATGTATGGTATATATAACCAGCTGTGAAATTGGACGTACTCTATTGTACGAACTctataatatatacattaaaaataattttaactatttaagaataataaaatgGTCCTTTAAATAgcgttaaaataaaattttcgaCTTGACGTGATCCTTCTTTCTTAATAggtttaagaatatttttttaataatagagtTCTTTtgagatgatgatgatgatttattaaaagaaaatttaggCTTAAAACATTctcttaaattaattattataagcagagtttaaacttttaaaagtgTGCATTTTAAATGTtcatatcaaataattaataaattttggcTATTACAATTAGTTTAGTTATAGTACCTTAACAATTTAGCAAATTTtgatacaattaaaaaaaattcaatgatcATACATAAAATTTTCGTAtttatctaaatatatatagtattcACTATTTCTACAATATTTCTTGTGAGATCCATTTGTTAATTTTATGGCCACAAATTAAAGGGTCACTAAAGAACTAGAGTAACAAAGAAGTACAATAGCATATCTTATCCACGTCTCCTCATTTTTTTCGTTTACGATTCGTTTGGTTTGTATGATAAAGATAGATATAATATGTCATAAATTaagatatttaataaaaaaaatttaatttaacacaaataatttagtctattgttattatatttatagaattatagaagaaaacaatttttattattgaagcAAAACGAAATaattttatagatatttttaataaaaaaaaataattatcattatCTACTAACCAAACGAGCCGTTACATCTTCCAGTTTCCCTTCTAATCAAGTCATATCATGTACTACCTTTGTCCCTTTCATAATCCAAAGTGAGAAAAAAGAAGTACTAGCTTTGTCTTTTCCATTTGAATATTGTTctcttgatttttaaataagtacttataattttaattttatctatataaatcatacttatatttaatgggcatgaattttaaaatattataatataaaattatactccataaaatatttactttaaaGGGTAAGAATTTAAGACCAACACAAAATATGAGCGGAAGTGCAAATGACCCGTGTTAACTGGTTTTACCAAAGGAAAACTATCTTATTAGACATATATGTGTACCATATTATACTTTATTACATACTGAGAGAGATATaccttgatatatatatatatatatatttttttactacaAGATACACTaaagacataatatataaatatgatctTCAACTAAACGTCAATTGACAACTATAAAACTTAACTTTAGATGttcacaagtagacacttaaacttgtttAAAATAGAACAAATTGACACGTTATCCTACATGACACCCTACATGAAAAATTTATGTCCTACGTATATCATGCAATTTAGGACACGTtttctacttgttcaattttatacaagtttaagtgtctgcTTGTATATATCCAAAGTTAAGGGTCATAGTTGCTAACTAACGCCAAATTAAgggtcatatttatgtattatgcctacaCTAAAATAGGGAGAGAGACGAGCAAGATGGGAATTGTGTATGTTTTTTAGATAGTGAATATGTATCCAAAACaaattatatctaattttgACCTTAAGTAACTTGAGATATATGTATCTGAACGTATCAAAATCTAgtacaattcataatattataaattagagTGTACCTAAATAATTAGTTCCTAAATTAGTGTAATTTCTTTAAGGTTCTCCAAacatattcaaatttatatttttgggcCCAAtactaaattagaaaaatattcaattgGGCTTCAACTTCCAGTTAAAAGTCGGGTTCattttccaaatttgaattGTATTCATCTCCCGCCCTTGTCCTAATCGACACCACTATCCGCCGGGCGCCGGCAAACTATTTTTCCGGTGAAATCGAGTTGTAAGTTCCCTGCATTTCTTTTTCTCCAGTAATTTACTAGTGTTTGTTAGCTTCCATTTATGAATCGGTTTACTATAATTTCTACTTGAATATGTTCTACTTTGGAGTTTGGACAAATGAAATATGcaattcttctttgttttccttgtgATAATCGTTCTCTTCCACGTTGTGTTCCCGATTGATATATCctagttcaattttttcaattaactGGTATGAGAGTCATGAGGTATCGGGTTTAATCTATCCAAGCCTTGATGAACGGAGTTATCCTGTATTCGTGCCGGTGGGAGATAGTAAGTACCTTGTGAAATTAGTCGAACTGTGTGGAAGTGAGTCATGAGGTCTTGGATTTAATCTGTCCAAGCCTTGATGGACGGTTATCATGTATTTGTGTCGGTGGGAAATAGCAAGTACCTTGTGAAATTAGTGTAACTGTGTGCAAGCGAGTCATGAGGTATTGGGTTTAATCTGTCCAAGCCTTGTTGGACGGAGTTATCATGTATTTGTGCCTGTAGGAGATAGTAAGTACCTTGTGAAATTAGTCGTGTGCAAGTGAGTCATGAGGTCTTAGGTTTAATCTGTCCAAGCCTTGATGGGTGGAGTTATCATGTATTTGTGCCGGTGGGAGATAGCAAGTACATTGTGAAATAAGTCAAAGTGTGTGTAATCTAGCATGTACTCcatttttgtaaaagaaaaacgGGTTTTAAGTTGTTGGATGTACTACTTTATTTTCCTTTGGGTATCATAGTCAAAATTTTGAGAACTAATATTATGGAAGAAGGGGACAAAGATGTTAAGGCCTTAAATTGGACTTTTTGTTTCCATATTGCGAGTTAGCAGCCCTTCGAAAGCAAATGTTGGTTTCAATAAGTCGATTACTGAATATTTCTGCTTTCTAATTGTGATATACTTCTGCAGGCATAATTTGATTGAGTGCGATAATCATGGCAAAGAATCTCATTCAGAGGCCTCTTATCTTTCAAGATGAAAACTCGGACATTTACTTCAAAAGTACGATATCATTTTACTTGTCTATCTGGAAGATTTGATAAACCGTGCAGCTAAGCTTActgatttttttcattaattatttgtagaGGGTTGGATATCTGGCAAATCAAAGAGTGGTAAACCTGAAGCTCTTAAAAAAGGTATCACAGGGCTTAAAAGTCGTAATGCCCTCAATGACATCACGAACAAATCAATTGCCCTTCCTGAAGAAGCAGCAAAGAAAAAGAGTTCACAGAAGGAGGTTAAAGTTCCAAGTGAGCTTAACATAGCAGAGGAGACATTTCAACATGATCACAAAAAATGTGTTGAGGCACAACGTTCAGGAATCACGCGAAAACATTTCATGGAATTGGTTCTGCCTGGTTGTGGTAATTTCTTCTTACTTCGGATGTGAATTCTGTTTCAATAGTGTTCGATTAATTTGGATTTTCAGTCTGTAAACATAATGATTCATCTACTGACAGGCCCAACTAGTAACACAACCTTAATCATTGTTATAGTTTTCTAGCTACAACTTGTTATCGATATTACTTGGATACGTTTTATTTCTTCAAGTTATCTTTTGTTTGGATTGTGATTACTCCATTATTTGGAAAAGACATACTTCTTCGATGCTGAAAATGAGTATTGCATTGGTGCAATATGATAGTCACCGCTATTTTCCTTTATACAGTTTTTGCTCTGTACTTACCGTGCTTTGAATCCAATAAGATACTGGAAGAAAACCTTATAGCACATTTTTTCCTGCTGCAGATTCAGCCTCTCATATTGACATACCAAAAACAGAACTGGGAATGGTGAGTCTAGTACTTCATTCTTCTGCATTTTCATACGGATAAGTATGGTCTTGAAGACAAAAATCTTAAAGTGTTGTAGTGTTCTCATACGACTAAACTTTTTGGTTCAACAGAATGATAAAGGAATCGATAACTCACACTGCTATCCCGTGCCAGAAGAATTGTCTATGTCAGAGTTCTCTTGGTTGAAATCTTTATGGGATCCATCTTCTCCCAAGAAGAGGGATTCTCCACCCTCCTCTCCTTCCAAGTGGGCGTTTGAGCCGGTCGAATTTACACTTAATGAAGAAAAAGATTGCTGAAATGGCCAGTGAGCTGCTCTATTTAGTcaatgacatgtatatgatattAGGTaactaacaattttaaatttggCACTAGTAATCCAACAGTTATGGAGTATTATTTACATTTCAGCTTTTTACTAACTGTGGGAGACTTGTCTGAAATTAGTTTGAGCTAAGTTGTGTGAGTTTGTAATCTGAAATGACAAGTAGTGTGTGAATTCATGATGTTTATTCTGAATTTTGCCCAATGCATGAACCTTTT contains these protein-coding regions:
- the LOC107025409 gene encoding protein PATRONUS 2-like, which translates into the protein MAKNLIQRPLIFQDENSDIYFKKGWISGKSKSGKPEALKKGITGLKSRNALNDITNKSIALPEEAAKKKSSQKEVKVPSELNIAEETFQHDHKKCVEAQRSGITRKHFMELVLPGCDSASHIDIPKTELGMNDKGIDNSHCYPVPEELSMSEFSWLKSLWDPSSPKKRDSPPSSPSKWAFEPVEFTLNEEKDC